Sequence from the Lysobacter capsici genome:
ACAGGTCCAGGCGCAGATGCAGAACGATCTGCAGAACGGCCAGTACACGATCGATGCGTATACCGCGCTGCTGACCTCGTTGAACGAGAACATGGTGCGCGCGGCCAATACCGCGCTGAAGAACAAGAACAAGCCCTCGATCATCGATACCGCGATCCAGGGCGCCGCGTTGAAGGTCGCGCTGCAGGGCGCGCGGATTCGCGAGCGGTAAGAAGGATCTCAATCGAATCGGCAGGCCGCGGATGACCGCGACCTGTCCGTTGGAACAATTGCCACGGATCGCCGCAAACACGATCCTTGGCCTGGTTCAGGAGCTGACCGCAATGAACGTCAATCATTCCTCCAAGATGCTGCCGGTGGTGCTGGCCGTTGTCGTCGCCGGCGTCGCCGCGCTGACGCCGCGTCCCGCGCAAGCGGTGTTCGCCTCCGAGTTCACCCAGATCGCCAACAACATCCAGCTCGGCCTGAAGTACGCCCAGCAGGTGAAGCAGTACGAAGAGCAGGTCAAGCAGTTGCAGGAACAGGTCAAGGCCTACGAGCAGATGGCGCTGGGCCAGCTCAAGTTCCAGGGCACGGCCGGTTACCGCGAGGACATCTCCAAGCAGTTCCCCGAGCGCGACATCAACGAAGGCGTCGACAAGGCTTGCGGCAAGGAGAAGAACAATCCGGTCGCGAAAGACCAGCACAAGTACTGCATCGCGATCGTGCAGACCGAGAACCGTCGCTACAATGCGATGGTGAAGATGCTCCAGGACGTCTCCAAGCGCGACAAGGAGCTTGAAGAGGCCTACAAGGACCGCGCCAAGCTGACGGCCGACAAGGACCAGGGCAAGCTGCAGACCAACACCAACTACATCGCGGCGTTGCAGACGCAGATGGCCAACGACGTGCAGAACGGCAAGTACATGCTCGACGCGTACACCGCCATGCTGCGCAGCTTGAACGAGAACATGGTTCGCAGCGCCAACATGGCGTTGAAGAACAAGAACAGCCCTTCGATCCTCGACACGGCCATCCAGGGCGGGGCCCTGAAGCTGGCGTTGCAGGGCGCGCGCTCGCGCGAACGGTAATGCGGTCGATGTAAGTCGTTCGCCCGACGGGATCGGGCGGACGATCGGGGGCGGGGATCGGAAATCGTGGGGCCGGCAATGCAAGACCGGCCCAAGCATACGGATGGCTTATGGATATCAGTGCACTGGGGACGGCGGGATCGTTGTTGGACTTGCTGCATTTCAAAGCAGCGGGCCTGCCGAACATGGTCTTCTTCTCGGAGATCAACGACTTCCTCGACGATGAAATCGCCGAGTTCGCGGGCAACCTGCTCAAGCGGGTGGCCTCGTTCATCGGTTTCATTTCAGCCACGGTGGTGACGCTGTGGATCATGTACCACGGCTTCCGGATCGTGACCGGGCAGTCGCGCGAGCCGATGATGGGCCTGGTGGTCAACTCGCTGCGCGCGGTGCTGATCGTGGGCATCGCGGCGGGCATGGCGGCCAGCGTGGGCTCCAGCTACCGCACCTTGACCGACGGCACCAATCGCGTCGTGCGCGAGTTGATGACCGGCAAGGACGATGAAGGCAGCTACGCCGATATCGACAAGGCGCTGGCGATCATGCAGGTGGCCGTGGAGGTGATCGACTCGGTCGACACCGGCGACGATCTGATCACCAACCAGGACAAGGAGCGCGCGCTGCAGTTCACCGGCGTGGGCCTGGGCCTGCCGGCGATCATGGCGGCCACCGCCTTGCTGATCAACAAGATCGCCATGGCCCTGATCCTGGGCCTGGGACCGTTCTTCATATTGTGTCTGCTGTTCGATCAGACCAAGCAGCTATTCACCAAATGGCTCTTCTATGGTCTGGCGACCATGGCCTCGATGGCGTTTTTGTCGGTCATGGTCACACTTGCGATGGACATGATCATCGCCGTTGGGCTGGCGTTCTGGACAGCCGGCTGGCTGACAGGCGGTAGTCAGGAAAGCCTCACTAGCATGGCCATGCAACAAGGTGGTCTGGGTCTGGTGTTGAGCGCACTGATCGTGACCGCGCCGCCGATGGCGGGCATGTTCTTCAACGGCATCATGGGTCAGTTCAGTCCGTTCAGTGCCTTCGGTAGTGGCGGTGGTCAAGCCGGCGCGCCTCCGACTCACGGTGGTGATGCGGTGAATCGTTGGATGGGTGGCGGTGACAACGCGAACCGCGCCGAGAGCGCGGGAAATCGTTCCAACGATTCACGGCCGGCCGACATGCAGATGAATCGCACGACGTCGGGTAGCTCAACCATGGCGCACTCGGATGTAACCAAGACTTCGAATCAAGTTCAGCATAATGCGGGTCAAGCGGTTGGCAACAATGTCAATGTAGCCAAGGCCGATCAAGTCAAGAATTCCGGTAAGAATCCACCGGGACCTCAATAAGATGTAGAAAAGGAGGGGTAAACCATGAAGTTCAGGTGCATAGCCGTAATAGCTCTGGTGTTCTCGGGAGCTGCCTACGCCGAACAAGGTTGCCCCGACGGTCTTTATCCAGGTGGTGCCGGTCCGGGGCAGTTGTGCGTGCCGATGCCCGGTTACGGAGTTTCCGGCGGCAGCTCGGGCAGTCAAGCGGCGCCAGAGCCCAACTGGGCCTCGCGCTGGGGCGCCATCGCCATCGACGATGGCAGCAACGGCGGCAGCAAGTTGGGAAGGGCGGAGTCGCTCAGCAGCAAGGGCAAGGCCGAAAAAGCGGCGCTTGCCGACTGCCGCTCCAGGGGTGGGCACAAATGTACCTTGGAGCGCTCGTATCGCGACCAGTGCGTCGCGGTAGTCTGGGGTGACACGTTAGTGTCATCCGCGAGCGCGGTGAACAGCGAAAGAGCTTCGCAACTTGCGATGGACAATTGCAGTTCGTCGACGACGAATTGCGGAGTTTATTACACCGGTTGCAGCTATCCCGAACTGGTTCAATAAGCGCAGTTGCGATGATTCAACTTGAGCCGCGGCCTGGTGCCGCGGCTTTTGTTTGGGCGTGACCAAGATAGCCGGACAGATGCGCAGCCTCGGAGATGTTGACGGTGCTGGAATCGCCACGGCGAGTGCCGAGGTGGTCAAGACTGCCAATCCGAATAAGATTGGGCCTCAATAACGATACAGGGCAGAAAAAGCCATGAAACTGAGGTATCTGTGTGTATTGGCTGTGCTTTTCTCTGGAGCCGTTCAGGCCGAGCAAGGCTGCCCGGATGGGCTTTATCCGGGCGGTGCCGGCCCTGGGCAAATCTGCATACCGATGCCGGGTTATGGCATCAGTGGATCGAGTGGCGGCACTCAAGCGGCCGAGCCGAAATGGGCGACACGCTGGGGCGCCATTGCCACCGACGACGGAAGCACCGGCGGCGGCATTCTGGGGCAGTCCGAATCGTTGAGCAGCAAACGCAAGGCCGAGAAGGCAGCGCTTTCGGATTGCCGGGCCAAAGGTGGCAATAACTGCGCACTGGTTCAGGCATACCACGATCAATGCATTGCAGTGGCTTGGGGACGTTCACGGCCGTATACCGTGAGCGCTGAGAACAGCAAGGCAGCCTCTGAGTTTGCTATTGCGAAGTGCGGTGAGTCGGACGCCAACTGCGGTATCTATTACACCGGTTGCAGCTATCCCGAACGCGTTCAGTAGTGTTCGGAACAAGTCCAAAACAAAGAGCCGTGGCCTTAGCAGCCACGGCTTTTTTATGGGCGGTTTCTAGCAGTTGGTTACTGAAACTAGATGCCATTCCTGCAGATAAAATATGAAGTTAATTTGTAAGCGATAGCAGGTCGAAGCCAGTGCGCTACTCGCCGCAATAGGGCGGGGTAAACTGATCCGAAATGAAGGATCTAAGAGATGGCCTTGAAACGCAGCTGCTTATTTCTATGTCTCCTGCTCCCTTAGGAGTCGCACAGGCCGAACAGGGCTGTACGGACGGTCTTTATCCAGGCGGTGCTGGTCCAGGACAGATCTGCATTCCAATGCTTGGCTACGGCGTTGGTGGGAACATTCCTGTCGCCGCTGCTTCAGAAGCTGCCTGGAAGCTGACCTAGGGTGCTGTCGCTTTATCGTCGACTGGCGAAATCGGCGCGATTACCGGGCAACCGTCGAAGAGCAAAGCCAAGCGCGAGGCGCTGGCTCGTTGCGCGGGTATGGCGGCAAGGATTGCAAGTTGAACCTTGCCTATAAGAACCAATGCGTGGTCGTTGTATGGCCGTCCGTGCCTGGGGCGTCTGCCTTCTCTCAGTCCGCGGCTTCGATTGAAGAGGCATCTGATATGGCATTGCCGGCTTGCGCCGCAGAGAGCGGTGCGCAGTGCAAGATCGCTTACTCTGCTTGTACGGAGCCCGTGCTTGTTGGTAATTGACACTTAAGGCCGATGGTCATGCTCATGAAATCAAGAAATATCTTCGCTTGCTTGCTCTTTTTCTCAACGACCGTGCAAGCCGAACAAGGCTGCCCGGATGGCTTGTATCCCGGAGGCGCGGCCCCCGCGCAGATATGTATCCCGATGCCTGGTTACGGTATCAACGGGAACAGCGGTAGTGCATCGCAAGCTGTTGAGGTTCGTTGGGCGACCCGCTGGGGAGCGCTCGCCTTGGATGCCACCAGTGCTGGCGGCAGTACGCTAGGCAGAGTAGAGGGCTTACACAGTAAACGAAAAGCCGAGACGGCTGCGATCGCCGACTGTCGAGCAAGGGGCGGGCAAAACTGTGTGGTCGCCCATGCCTACTATGACCAGTGCGTGGCGGTTGCGTGGGGAGATGCCAGGCCGGCGATCGTGAGTGCCGTGAACAGCGAGGTGGCGTCTCGGATGGCGTTGGAAAAATGCAATGGATCGGATGCGAATTGCGATATGTATTACACCGGTTGCAGCTATCCGGAGCGCGCTCAGTGATGCCTAGAATGATTTCGTTCCTCATCCTATTGGGATTAAGCCAGCTTGCTCACGCCGAACAAGGCTGTCCGGATGGACTCTATCCGGGTGGCGCTGCACCGGGGCAGATTTGTATCCCGATGCCAGGCTATGGGATCAACGCAAACGGTGGTGGTGAGGTACAAGCCGTCGAGCCACGCTGGGCAACCCGCTGGGGTGCCGTCGCCATTGGTGAAGACGAGGCAGCGGAATAATGGGGAAG
This genomic interval carries:
- a CDS encoding type IV secretion system protein; amino-acid sequence: MDISALGTAGSLLDLLHFKAAGLPNMVFFSEINDFLDDEIAEFAGNLLKRVASFIGFISATVVTLWIMYHGFRIVTGQSREPMMGLVVNSLRAVLIVGIAAGMAASVGSSYRTLTDGTNRVVRELMTGKDDEGSYADIDKALAIMQVAVEVIDSVDTGDDLITNQDKERALQFTGVGLGLPAIMAATALLINKIAMALILGLGPFFILCLLFDQTKQLFTKWLFYGLATMASMAFLSVMVTLAMDMIIAVGLAFWTAGWLTGGSQESLTSMAMQQGGLGLVLSALIVTAPPMAGMFFNGIMGQFSPFSAFGSGGGQAGAPPTHGGDAVNRWMGGGDNANRAESAGNRSNDSRPADMQMNRTTSGSSTMAHSDVTKTSNQVQHNAGQAVGNNVNVAKADQVKNSGKNPPGPQ
- a CDS encoding DUF4189 domain-containing protein, with the protein product MKFRCIAVIALVFSGAAYAEQGCPDGLYPGGAGPGQLCVPMPGYGVSGGSSGSQAAPEPNWASRWGAIAIDDGSNGGSKLGRAESLSSKGKAEKAALADCRSRGGHKCTLERSYRDQCVAVVWGDTLVSSASAVNSERASQLAMDNCSSSTTNCGVYYTGCSYPELVQ
- a CDS encoding DUF4189 domain-containing protein → MKLRYLCVLAVLFSGAVQAEQGCPDGLYPGGAGPGQICIPMPGYGISGSSGGTQAAEPKWATRWGAIATDDGSTGGGILGQSESLSSKRKAEKAALSDCRAKGGNNCALVQAYHDQCIAVAWGRSRPYTVSAENSKAASEFAIAKCGESDANCGIYYTGCSYPERVQ
- a CDS encoding DUF4189 domain-containing protein translates to MVDWRNRRDYRATVEEQSQARGAGSLRGYGGKDCKLNLAYKNQCVVVVWPSVPGASAFSQSAASIEEASDMALPACAAESGAQCKIAYSACTEPVLVGN
- a CDS encoding DUF4189 domain-containing protein, translating into MPGYGINGNSGSASQAVEVRWATRWGALALDATSAGGSTLGRVEGLHSKRKAETAAIADCRARGGQNCVVAHAYYDQCVAVAWGDARPAIVSAVNSEVASRMALEKCNGSDANCDMYYTGCSYPERAQ